The window TGGAGTTCTTCCTTGGAAGTGGTCAGCTCCTCATTAGTTGACTGCAGCTCTTCGTTGGTTGACTGTAATTCCTCGTTGGTTGATTTGATCTCCTCCTGCGAACTATTTGCCTCTTCAATACTGGCCTGAAGCTGTTCCCGAGTCCTCTTCAGTTCATCTTCAACTTCTTTGTACCTGCCGTGTGCTGATGCTGGCTTCACTTTACCCTTAACAGGTACTGTCTTCTCACAATGGGCTGTTACGTCCTCAAACACCACCAGAAGGGTTCCATACATTGCACCCGGTTTTGCAACAGGTTTCACCGTGAGGTTTATTACATGACATGCGCCATTGATCATGACCTTCAACCCCGTCATCATTACTGTTGTCTTTTGTGTGACTGCCTTGTGTAAGGCTGTTCCCACCTCATACCTCAGTCCTTCACGCGCCATTGCATAGATATTCATGGCAGCCTTGCCGGCGGATGGTTCAAGATAATTGCCGGTCCTTCCGCTGATATAAAGGATATCTCCATTCTCATTTATGAGTACGGCAGGAGGTGTGTAGCTCTCAATAAGCGCCTGTTGTACCATGTCAGGAAGGTCAGGTTCAATATCAGGCAGGGTTTTTCCCATATCCATCAGTCTCCTTACATCAGGTGACAGAAGGGATGAAGGGAGGTCCACCATGCCTGCCCTGGCTGTTGACGATTCCTTACGTCTGAATATCTTCCACTTGTTATCTATGGGGGCAAAGAGGTCATTGAAGGAACCAATAGTTTCGGAAGGACCGAGAAAGAGGATTCCCCCGGGTTTCAGGGCGTAGTGAAACAGCGGCAGGATTTTTTTCTGTACCTCGGCATTAAGGTAAATAAGGAGATTCCTGCAGCAGAGCATATCAAGTTTGGTGAACGGCGGGTCCATCATTATACTCTGCGGGGCAAAGACTATCATCTCCCTGATCTCTTTCCTGATACGGTAGATAGAGTCCTCCTTTATGAAGAACTTCTGGAGACGCTCAGGAGACAGGTCAACGGCAATATTGGCAGGATAGACGCCATATCTCGCCTTATCAATAGCATCCTTGTCAATGTCAGTTGCAAATATCTGGAGCTTTAATTCATTTTTAAGCCGGGTTTTCTCTATATGCTCCCGGAGGATAATGGCTATTGAGTATGCCTCCTCACCTGTAGAACAACCGGGTATCCATATCCTAATCACACTGTCTTTATGCATACCCTTTAGCATTTGCGGGATTGCTTTTTGTATAAGGACTTCAAAGGCACCAGGGTCCCTGAAAAAGTTTGTAACCCCTATGAGGAACTCTTTGAAGAGGAGTTCTATCTCTCCGGGATTTTCCTGAAGATAACGGATATAGTGTGCAATGCTGCTGATCTGATGAACACTCATCCTCCTTTCAATGCGGCGATAGATGGTGTTTTTCTTATACAGGGAAAAATCATGTCCGGTCTTTGCCCTGATGAGGATGCATATCTTCTGAATGGCGCTCAGCGTCTTACCCGGCACGGTAAGACCTGTCTGTGGTATCTTCAGGGTGTGCTTTACATAGCGAAGCAGCTTTACAGGCAGTTCTTCAGCAGGGGCAATATAATCAACAATACCGCAGGCTATAGCACTCAACGGCATGCCGTCGTACTTCGCTGTCTTGGGGTCCTGCACCATTGCCAGTCCTAACTTTTCCTTGATAGCCCTGATGCCGAGGGTGCCGTCTGTCCCCATTCCAGACAGGATTATACCGATACCCCTTTCCTGCTGGTCGTCTGAAAGGTGCCTGAAAAAGAAGTCAATCGGCATACGCACACCGCGAGGCACTGTCTGGTCGAGCAGATGCAGGGTCCCATGCAATATGGACATATCCTTTTTCGGCGGGATGATATAGACACTGTTCGGCCGCACCTTCATGCCATCTGTCACCTGACAGACCTTCATCTTTGTAGAGCGCTGAATGATTTCCGGCATTATCCCCTTATGGTCAGGGTCAAGGTGGGTAATAATTACAAAGGCCAGCCCGCTGTCAGGAGGCATGACAGAAAAAAATTGCTCAAATGCCTCAAGCCCCCCTGCAGAGCCGCCCATGGCGACTATATAAAAGGGCTTTCTTGATGTCCTCTCCGGTTTTTTTTGTGCAGGCTTTTGTAGTGTGTCTTTTTTGTTGATATTGGGGATGTTCTTAGGGTTGACCTTTTTCATCACCGCTCCAAATATTATTCTTATGAAATCAATATAAAGGTATGTATAATATCTCAGGAAGTTAAATCATTGGTAGTCCCAACGGGATTCGAACCCGTGTTGCCGCCGTGAGAGGGCGGCGTCCTAGGCCTCTAGACGATGGGACCAATTTCATACATCATAGCAAATCTGTGATAAGAATTTCAATAGGAGTTTTTTCTTGTTGACAAATAAAAATAAAAAATGTAAAACATATCACCCCATTAATTAGAATAAGGATTTATAAAATGATTTTAATCAAGAGAATAGTTGTCTGCTTAATGCTGATTTGCGGTTTTTTCAGTAGTCATGCTTATGCGGGTGAGTTTGAGCTTCACAAGATGGCTCATTTCAATCCGGTTGCTGTAATCCCGTTTGTACTTTTGCTGGCATCTATAGCGCTTCTACCGTTTATCAGCAAACATACCTGGGAGAAAAACTATCACTACATCTCATTTGGGCTTGGCCTTCTCATAGTCTTATATTACCTGTTTGCTGTGAGGGCTGTTAACGGGTTCGGAGATGTAACCGGTACCTCTTCTTATGGAATACATAAACTCATTCACACTGCAATAGAGTATTACAGTTTCATAGCGCTGATCGGTTCGTTATTCGTTATCTCCGGCGGTATCTTTATAAAAATGGAGAAGGAGGCAACCCCATTTT is drawn from Nitrospirota bacterium and contains these coding sequences:
- a CDS encoding PAS domain-containing protein is translated as MKKVNPKNIPNINKKDTLQKPAQKKPERTSRKPFYIVAMGGSAGGLEAFEQFFSVMPPDSGLAFVIITHLDPDHKGIMPEIIQRSTKMKVCQVTDGMKVRPNSVYIIPPKKDMSILHGTLHLLDQTVPRGVRMPIDFFFRHLSDDQQERGIGIILSGMGTDGTLGIRAIKEKLGLAMVQDPKTAKYDGMPLSAIACGIVDYIAPAEELPVKLLRYVKHTLKIPQTGLTVPGKTLSAIQKICILIRAKTGHDFSLYKKNTIYRRIERRMSVHQISSIAHYIRYLQENPGEIELLFKEFLIGVTNFFRDPGAFEVLIQKAIPQMLKGMHKDSVIRIWIPGCSTGEEAYSIAIILREHIEKTRLKNELKLQIFATDIDKDAIDKARYGVYPANIAVDLSPERLQKFFIKEDSIYRIRKEIREMIVFAPQSIMMDPPFTKLDMLCCRNLLIYLNAEVQKKILPLFHYALKPGGILFLGPSETIGSFNDLFAPIDNKWKIFRRKESSTARAGMVDLPSSLLSPDVRRLMDMGKTLPDIEPDLPDMVQQALIESYTPPAVLINENGDILYISGRTGNYLEPSAGKAAMNIYAMAREGLRYEVGTALHKAVTQKTTVMMTGLKVMINGACHVINLTVKPVAKPGAMYGTLLVVFEDVTAHCEKTVPVKGKVKPASAHGRYKEVEDELKRTREQLQASIEEANSSQEEIKSTNEELQSTNEELQSTNEELTTSKEELQSLNEELITVNAELQNKVDELTQTNNDMKNLLNSTDIATIFVDNDLNVKRFTTQATKIIALRQSDIGRPLTDLVTNLEYAGMVEDIKDVIHTLIPRENQVETKDGRQCIMRIMPYRTLDHVIDGAVITFNDITNIKLMEDYKRENIAIKEALIYTEDIINTVREPLIVLNSEFCVVSASRAFYTTFQVSQEETEGKSLFGLGNHEWDMPSLRQLLEKILPKGNEFNDFVVEHEFPNIGYRKMLLNARRISGEKNEGQLILLAIEDITKAVSSKQ